A section of the Oncorhynchus gorbuscha isolate QuinsamMale2020 ecotype Even-year linkage group LG06, OgorEven_v1.0, whole genome shotgun sequence genome encodes:
- the LOC124037754 gene encoding leucine-rich repeat-containing protein 24-like yields the protein MAFSFLAFLILSVHTLLSLGCPVGCRCYSLTVECGSMGLRDIPSHVPPSTQTIFLQDNAIGQINLSDLSQLGLLHCLYLQNNSIAALEPGAFQSQGNLLELALNGNRIHLITGDMFRGLEHLRILYLAGNDITRLQDYTFRGLLRLQELHLQQNNIEMLGDQALVGLSSLALLDLSRNNLHTIGPATLRPLVSLQVLRVTDNPWRCDCALHWLRSWIDEEGQRLLSSAERRLVCSEPPRLSHLSLVEVPLNSLVCIPPLVQLEPRRLAVRLGESLRVSCHASGYPRPQVTWRKTSQGKVQLSPRGLVQDLGSVGSVGAEDASHPGRVRLQKEDGERFDPDTGSGMLFLSNVTVSHAGVYECEAWNAGGVARVTFQLAINSSSSSGWSPASYAPSWPRLRANRPTSSDVRREPLYALGSMAFSTLGAATQTAIAIGISLLALTALLLVAMIYSRHRQRQKDTDDKEESILYVNDYSDGPTTFAQLEEYRDERGHEMYVLNRAKPIIPPSTTADTTTLGYQQQEALSPTKPQMEPDIRTMRRMAGEGVEAETVTAESEGLFLNHTGLFLDSQFAYEIHC from the exons ATGGCCTTCTCCTTTCTGGCTTTCCTGATCTTATCTGTCCACACCCTCCTATCCCTTGGCTGCCCAGTGGGATGTCGCTGCTACAGCTTGACTGTAGAGTGTGGCTCTATGGGCCTCCGAGACATCCCCTCACATGTCCCACCCTCCACACAG ACCATCTTCCTCCAGGACAATGCTATCGGGCAGATCAATCTATCTGACCTCTCCCAGCTGGGCCTTCTGCACTGCCTGTATCTGCAGAACAACAGTATCGCAGCACTGGAGCCTGGGGCCTTCCAGAGCCAGGGTAATCTTCTGGAGCTGGCCCTCAATGGGAACCGCATCCACCTGATCACAGGAGACATGTTCAGGGGCTTGGAGCACCTCCGTATCCTCTACCTGGCAGGAAATGACATCACTCGCCTACAGGACTATACCTTTAGAGGCCTACTG CGTCTTCAAGAGCTTCACCTGCAGCAAAATAACATTGAGATGCTGGGAGACCAGGCTCTAGTTGGTCTGTCCTCTCTTGCCCTCCTTGACCTCAGCCGGAATAACCTGCACACCATCGGCCCTGCCACCCTGCGGCCCCTCGTCAGCCTGCAGGTGCTGCGTGTCACAG ACAATCCATGGCGTTGTGACTGTGCCCTGCACTGGCTGCGCAGCTGGATTGATGAGGAGGGCCAGCGCCTGCTGAGCTCGGCCGAGAGACGCTTGGTGTGTTCCGAGCCGCCCCGCCTTTCCCACCTTAGCTTGGTAGAGGTGCCTCTCAACAGCCTGGTGTGTATCCCCCCTCTGGTGCAGCTGGAGCCACGCCGCCTGGCCGTGCGCCTGGGTGAGAGCCTACGTGTCTCCTGCCATGCCTCTGGTTACCCCAGGCCACAGGTCACCTGGAGGAAGACGTCCCAGGGCAAGGTGCAACTATCCCCGCGGGGGCTGGTGCAGGACCTGGGCAGTGTAGGGAGCGTGGGGGCTGAGGATGCATCACACCCAGGGCGGGTGAGACTCCAGAAGGAGGATGGGGAGCGCTTCGATCCAGACACGGGCAGTGGAATGCTTTTCCTCAGCAACGTGACGGTGTCTCACGCCGGGGTGTATGAGTGCGAGGCCTGGAACGCTGGAGGGGTGGCCCGTGTGACCTTTCAGCTAGCAATCAACTCCTCGTCCTCCTCCGGTTGGTCCCCCGCCTCCTACGCCCCATCCTGGCCTCGTCTGCGCGCCAATCGGCCAACATCGTCAGACGTGAGGAGAGAGCCCCTGTACGCCCTTGGCAGCATGGCCTTCAGCACGCTGGGAGCTGCTACACAGACTGCCATCGCCATAGGGATCTCCCTACTGGCCCTCACTGCCCTTCTCCTGGTGGCCATGATCTACAGCCGGCACCGCCAGCGACAGAAAGACACAGATGACAAGGAGGAAAGCATACTGTATGTCAATGATTACTCAGACGGACCAACAACCTTTGCCCAGTTGGAGGAGTACCGCGACGAGCGCGGGCATGAGATGTATGTTCTTAACCGCGCTAAACCCATCATCCCACCTTCCACCACAGCTGATACCACCACCCTGGGGTACCAACAGCAGGAAGCACTGTCTCCCACAAAGCCCCAGATGGAGCCCGATATACGGACAATGAGAAGGATGGCAGGGGAGGGCGTGGAGGCAGAGACGGTGACAGCCGAGTCAGAGGGCTTGTTTCTGAATCACACAGGGTTGTTCCTCGACTCACAATTTGCATATGAGATCCACTGCTGA
- the LOC124037068 gene encoding uncharacterized protein LOC124037068 isoform X1 produces the protein MNNHKELERLKVGESFGQATQKERGSATVMILTEDIEMDLFSVIGTFAVPIAVIPQYQPETTRQQPEHPLVPLPLEEDDIGPPKQQRETVTLVKIEKESIPRITNNTFESIEIEMEMFPPSGLTESDVVEITPDDPSVMTRTPGPVVPVSPEPVVPVSPEPSRPSKLKWRRITPGKTCLVVKDVICLPQGHYLAQEDRHSVPRGQERDELAAMGLIARITIDNSWLHHEMESRLASLFRSRFFSGREQRFTFTYLQCLQSSRVLFVPDTPPQFSWSGEQVLRIAGHGPLYILSHYDFMSFEIECEWPTNNAPVINSHDFLVDDNEDEEEEERSVESPLPVTTDEEVISDLVTILQTYREQNSMPEIQTHMYVRRRDIFRSALKVMRKKSFSIKTTPLFHFLGQDVDDYDGPLREFFRLIMLELQESGILEGRPGHLLFAYNQAALEERRYYAAGVMVAWSLLHDGPGPCCLHQSLYQLMCGQSPPLEDFNWMDISDVDVQMKLQQVKNCTSIQSLTPNLCEWIVGCGIPDIYSAEIKDMPFIYTWVLRHCIYHRVASMISQFTEGLNSCGGLWDIIKAHSAAFMPVMTRTEHPLTLQQSISLFEVSWSPLESTIGLRQAEETTVTPGRDF, from the exons AT GAACAACCACAAAGAGCTGGAGAGGCTTAAAGTAGGTGAAAGTTTTGGACAAGCAACTCAGAAGGAGAGAGGATCTGCTACAGTCATGATTTTGACAGAAGACATAGAGATGGACCTGTTTTCCGTTATAGGCACATTTGCTGTGCCAATAGCAGTAATTCCGCAATACCAACCGGAGACAACG AGACAACAACCTGAACACCCCCTAGTACCACTCCCGTTGGAGGAAGATGATATAGGACCACctaaacagcagagggagactgTTACACTTGTAAAGATTGAGAAAGAATCTATACCAAGGATTACAAATAACACCTTTGAGAGCATTGAGATCGAAATGGAGATGTTTCCGCCCTCAGGCTTGACTGAAAGTGATGTGGTGGAGATCACTCCAGATGACCCCTCGGTCATGACCAGG ACACCAGGACCAGTTGTCCCAGTCTCACCAGAACCAGTTGTCCCAGTCTCACCAGAACCGAGCCGACCAAGCAAACTGAAATGGAGGAGAATCACACCAGGGAAGACTTGTTTGGTGGTTAAAGATGTGATCTGCCTGCCACAAGGCCACTACCTGGCTCAGGAGGACAGGCACAGTGTCCCCAGAGGCCAGGAGAGGGACGAGCTCGCTGCCATGGGCCTCATCGCTAGGATAACCATAGATAACTCCTGGCTCCATCATGAAATGGAGAGCCGCCTTGCCTCACTGTTCAGGAGCCGCTTCTTCAGTGGACGCGAACAAAGATTCACCTTCACATACCTTCAG TGTCTGCAGAGCTCTCGTGTGCTGTTTGTTCCAGACACCCCACCACAGTTCTCCTGGAGTGGGGAACAGGTGTTGCGGATAGCAGGACATGGCCCCCTTTATATTCTCAGTCACTATGATTTCATGAGCTTTGAG ATAGAATGTGAGTGGCCAACAAACAACGCACCAGTAATTAACAG TCATGATTTCTTGGTGGATGAcaatgaggatgaggaggaggaggagagaagcgtAGAGTCTCCCCTGCCTGTCACCACTGATGAGGAG GTCATTTCGGACCTGGTCACCATCCTCCAAACATACAGAGAACAAAACTCAATGCCTGAAATCCAAACACACATGTATGTGAGGCGGAGAGACATCTTCAGAAGTGCACTCAAGGTGATGAGGAAGAAGTCATTCTCCATCAAGACAACTCCTCTCTTCCACTTCCTAGGACAGGATGTTGATGACTATGACGGCCCTTTGAGAGAGTTTTTCAG ACTCATCATGTTAGAGTTGCAGGAGAGCGGTATCCTGGAGGGTCGCCCGGGGCATCTGTTGTTTGCCTACAACCAGGCtgccctggaggagaggaggtactaCGCTGCAGGAGTCATGGTGGCCTGGTCTCTGCTGCATGATGGTCCTGGACCATGCTGCCTACACCAGTCCCTCTATCAGCTCATGTGTGGCCAAAGCCCTCCCCTGGAAGACTTCAACTGGATGGACATCTCTGATGTGGATGTACAGATGAAACTGCAACAG GTCAAGAATTGCACTAGCATCCAGAGTTTGACTCCAAACCTGTGTGAATGGATTGTAGGTTGTGGAATTCCTGATATCTACAGTGCTGAAATCAAAGACATGCCCTTCATCTATACCTGGGTTTTAAGGCACTGCATTTATCACAG GGTGGCAAGCATGATCTCCCAGTTCACAGAGGGTCTGAACAGCTGTGGTGGCCTGTGGGATATCATCAAGGCCCACTCTGCAGCCTTCATGCCTGTCATGACCAGGACAGAACACCCTCTCACCCTGCAACAGTCCATAAGTCTGTTTGAGGTGTCGTGGAGTCCTCTGGAATCAACCATAGGCCTGAGACAAGCTGAGGAGACCACAGTCACTCCTGGGAGAGACTTCTGA
- the LOC124037068 gene encoding uncharacterized protein LOC124037068 isoform X2: MILTEDIEMDLFSVIGTFAVPIAVIPQYQPETTRQQPEHPLVPLPLEEDDIGPPKQQRETVTLVKIEKESIPRITNNTFESIEIEMEMFPPSGLTESDVVEITPDDPSVMTRTPGPVVPVSPEPVVPVSPEPSRPSKLKWRRITPGKTCLVVKDVICLPQGHYLAQEDRHSVPRGQERDELAAMGLIARITIDNSWLHHEMESRLASLFRSRFFSGREQRFTFTYLQCLQSSRVLFVPDTPPQFSWSGEQVLRIAGHGPLYILSHYDFMSFEIECEWPTNNAPVINSHDFLVDDNEDEEEEERSVESPLPVTTDEEVISDLVTILQTYREQNSMPEIQTHMYVRRRDIFRSALKVMRKKSFSIKTTPLFHFLGQDVDDYDGPLREFFRLIMLELQESGILEGRPGHLLFAYNQAALEERRYYAAGVMVAWSLLHDGPGPCCLHQSLYQLMCGQSPPLEDFNWMDISDVDVQMKLQQVKNCTSIQSLTPNLCEWIVGCGIPDIYSAEIKDMPFIYTWVLRHCIYHRVASMISQFTEGLNSCGGLWDIIKAHSAAFMPVMTRTEHPLTLQQSISLFEVSWSPLESTIGLRQAEETTVTPGRDF, from the exons ATGATTTTGACAGAAGACATAGAGATGGACCTGTTTTCCGTTATAGGCACATTTGCTGTGCCAATAGCAGTAATTCCGCAATACCAACCGGAGACAACG AGACAACAACCTGAACACCCCCTAGTACCACTCCCGTTGGAGGAAGATGATATAGGACCACctaaacagcagagggagactgTTACACTTGTAAAGATTGAGAAAGAATCTATACCAAGGATTACAAATAACACCTTTGAGAGCATTGAGATCGAAATGGAGATGTTTCCGCCCTCAGGCTTGACTGAAAGTGATGTGGTGGAGATCACTCCAGATGACCCCTCGGTCATGACCAGG ACACCAGGACCAGTTGTCCCAGTCTCACCAGAACCAGTTGTCCCAGTCTCACCAGAACCGAGCCGACCAAGCAAACTGAAATGGAGGAGAATCACACCAGGGAAGACTTGTTTGGTGGTTAAAGATGTGATCTGCCTGCCACAAGGCCACTACCTGGCTCAGGAGGACAGGCACAGTGTCCCCAGAGGCCAGGAGAGGGACGAGCTCGCTGCCATGGGCCTCATCGCTAGGATAACCATAGATAACTCCTGGCTCCATCATGAAATGGAGAGCCGCCTTGCCTCACTGTTCAGGAGCCGCTTCTTCAGTGGACGCGAACAAAGATTCACCTTCACATACCTTCAG TGTCTGCAGAGCTCTCGTGTGCTGTTTGTTCCAGACACCCCACCACAGTTCTCCTGGAGTGGGGAACAGGTGTTGCGGATAGCAGGACATGGCCCCCTTTATATTCTCAGTCACTATGATTTCATGAGCTTTGAG ATAGAATGTGAGTGGCCAACAAACAACGCACCAGTAATTAACAG TCATGATTTCTTGGTGGATGAcaatgaggatgaggaggaggaggagagaagcgtAGAGTCTCCCCTGCCTGTCACCACTGATGAGGAG GTCATTTCGGACCTGGTCACCATCCTCCAAACATACAGAGAACAAAACTCAATGCCTGAAATCCAAACACACATGTATGTGAGGCGGAGAGACATCTTCAGAAGTGCACTCAAGGTGATGAGGAAGAAGTCATTCTCCATCAAGACAACTCCTCTCTTCCACTTCCTAGGACAGGATGTTGATGACTATGACGGCCCTTTGAGAGAGTTTTTCAG ACTCATCATGTTAGAGTTGCAGGAGAGCGGTATCCTGGAGGGTCGCCCGGGGCATCTGTTGTTTGCCTACAACCAGGCtgccctggaggagaggaggtactaCGCTGCAGGAGTCATGGTGGCCTGGTCTCTGCTGCATGATGGTCCTGGACCATGCTGCCTACACCAGTCCCTCTATCAGCTCATGTGTGGCCAAAGCCCTCCCCTGGAAGACTTCAACTGGATGGACATCTCTGATGTGGATGTACAGATGAAACTGCAACAG GTCAAGAATTGCACTAGCATCCAGAGTTTGACTCCAAACCTGTGTGAATGGATTGTAGGTTGTGGAATTCCTGATATCTACAGTGCTGAAATCAAAGACATGCCCTTCATCTATACCTGGGTTTTAAGGCACTGCATTTATCACAG GGTGGCAAGCATGATCTCCCAGTTCACAGAGGGTCTGAACAGCTGTGGTGGCCTGTGGGATATCATCAAGGCCCACTCTGCAGCCTTCATGCCTGTCATGACCAGGACAGAACACCCTCTCACCCTGCAACAGTCCATAAGTCTGTTTGAGGTGTCGTGGAGTCCTCTGGAATCAACCATAGGCCTGAGACAAGCTGAGGAGACCACAGTCACTCCTGGGAGAGACTTCTGA